One window from the genome of Mycolicibacterium gadium encodes:
- a CDS encoding cobalamin biosynthesis protein yields MFAPHGCGRAAGIAVGWLADLLFGDPRRGHPVAFFGRGAAAFERLSYADTRAAGAVHTAALLGTLGAAGVLMERVAGRVGAPAAMAAATFVALGGTSLTRAGNQMAAHLAVGDVDAARALLPSLCGRDPSVLDADGLARAALESVAENTSDAQVAPILWGAIGGVPAILVYRGANTLDAMIGHRTPRYSRFGWAAARFDDAANFVAARATAVMVAACAPVVGGSPLDVWRAWRRDAARHPSPNAGVVEAAFAGALGVRLGGPTQYAHELEIRPTLGDGPPPRIADLSRAVRLSRAVQIATALLAVLLSGVGRSDRRASPPS; encoded by the coding sequence GTGTTTGCGCCACATGGCTGCGGCCGCGCCGCAGGGATCGCGGTGGGATGGTTGGCCGACCTGCTGTTCGGCGACCCCCGCCGGGGTCATCCGGTGGCGTTTTTCGGGCGCGGCGCAGCGGCTTTCGAGCGGCTGAGCTACGCCGACACCCGCGCCGCCGGCGCCGTCCACACCGCCGCTCTGCTCGGAACCCTCGGCGCGGCGGGCGTACTGATGGAGCGGGTGGCGGGGCGTGTGGGAGCGCCGGCGGCCATGGCCGCGGCGACTTTCGTGGCGCTGGGCGGGACGTCGTTGACGCGGGCCGGCAATCAGATGGCCGCCCACCTGGCTGTAGGTGACGTCGATGCCGCTCGGGCGCTCCTGCCGTCGCTCTGCGGACGCGATCCGTCGGTCCTCGACGCCGACGGCCTTGCCCGCGCGGCGTTGGAATCGGTCGCGGAGAACACCTCCGACGCGCAGGTGGCCCCGATCCTGTGGGGCGCCATTGGCGGGGTTCCCGCCATTCTGGTCTACCGCGGCGCCAACACGCTGGACGCGATGATCGGTCACCGCACACCGCGCTACAGCCGATTCGGTTGGGCCGCAGCTCGTTTCGACGACGCCGCCAACTTCGTCGCGGCCCGCGCCACCGCCGTGATGGTCGCGGCGTGCGCACCGGTGGTCGGCGGGTCACCGCTCGACGTGTGGCGGGCGTGGCGCCGCGACGCGGCACGTCATCCCAGTCCCAACGCCGGCGTCGTAGAGGCCGCCTTCGCCGGCGCGCTGGGCGTGCGGCTGGGCGGTCCGACCCAGTACGCCCACGAACTCGAGATTCGGCCGACGCTCGGCGACGGCCCGCCACCGCGGATCGCCGACCTCAGCCGCGCCGTCCGCTTGTCGCGCGCGGTTCAGATAGCGACCGCACTCCTCGCAGTGCTTCTCAGCGGCGTCGGCCGTAGCGATCGGCGAGCTTCGCCTCCGTCGTGA
- a CDS encoding DUF2855 family protein, translating into MNLELNRKDLHDTRIVNGDPPSPADGEALLRIESFGLTANNITYAVFGDAMNYWGFFPASDPEWGKLNVWGYAHVEESRNSGLPEGMRVYGYLPCASHLVVVPSRVNDKGFFDAAPHRADLPSAYQGYRDIETDPVYSADREAEHILFFPLFFTSFLIDDFLADEDFFGADTIVISSASSKTALIAAYLLAKRDGIEVVGLTSRGNREFVEGLNVYDSVCLYDTVSELPGERAVYVDISGDGVVRTEVHAHYGDRLAHSSTVGATHWTEMTSGAVELAGPSPVFFFAPDRITKRGNDWGTAELDRKVAESWAPFAQWAAGWLRVKRISTQDEIQRAYLDLLDGKVDPATGIIVTLS; encoded by the coding sequence GGATCGAATCGTTCGGGCTGACCGCCAACAACATCACGTACGCCGTATTCGGAGACGCCATGAACTACTGGGGCTTCTTCCCGGCGTCCGATCCCGAGTGGGGGAAGCTCAACGTCTGGGGTTACGCCCACGTCGAGGAGTCCCGCAATTCCGGCCTGCCGGAGGGCATGCGGGTCTACGGCTACCTGCCGTGCGCCAGCCACCTGGTGGTCGTCCCGTCGCGCGTCAACGACAAGGGCTTCTTCGACGCGGCACCGCATCGGGCGGATCTACCGTCCGCCTACCAGGGTTATCGCGACATCGAGACCGATCCCGTCTACTCGGCCGACCGCGAGGCCGAACACATCCTGTTCTTCCCGCTGTTCTTCACGTCCTTCCTCATCGACGATTTCCTCGCCGACGAAGACTTCTTCGGCGCCGACACGATCGTCATCTCCAGCGCGTCGTCGAAGACGGCGCTGATCGCGGCCTACCTGCTCGCCAAGCGCGACGGCATCGAGGTGGTGGGACTGACATCGCGGGGCAACCGGGAGTTCGTCGAGGGACTGAACGTCTACGACTCGGTGTGTCTGTACGACACGGTGTCCGAACTGCCCGGCGAGCGCGCGGTCTATGTCGACATCTCCGGCGACGGTGTGGTGCGCACCGAAGTGCACGCCCACTACGGGGATCGGCTGGCCCACAGCTCGACGGTCGGTGCCACCCATTGGACCGAAATGACATCGGGGGCAGTCGAACTCGCCGGCCCAAGCCCGGTGTTCTTCTTCGCGCCGGATCGAATCACCAAGCGCGGCAACGACTGGGGGACCGCCGAGCTCGACCGCAAGGTCGCCGAGTCGTGGGCACCGTTCGCGCAGTGGGCCGCCGGCTGGCTTCGGGTCAAGCGCATTTCGACCCAGGACGAGATCCAGCGGGCCTACCTCGACCTGCTCGACGGAAAGGTCGACCCGGCGACGGGGATCATCGTCACGCTCAGCTAG
- a CDS encoding VOC family protein — protein MTFPALNHVALTVRDLEVSGPWYRALLEAEPVLDEHTDAGFHHLVWAFDNGTLFGIHQHDQQAPDERFTEFRAGLDHVGFGCADRAALEQWVKRLDALGVEHSGIVDESYGSGLSFRDPDGIALEFFAPPS, from the coding sequence ATGACGTTCCCGGCCCTTAACCATGTCGCGCTGACGGTGCGTGACCTCGAAGTCAGCGGCCCTTGGTACCGGGCCTTGCTCGAGGCCGAACCCGTCCTCGACGAGCACACCGATGCCGGTTTCCATCATCTGGTGTGGGCTTTCGACAACGGCACCTTGTTCGGCATCCATCAGCATGATCAGCAAGCACCCGATGAGCGATTCACCGAGTTCCGCGCCGGGTTGGACCACGTCGGCTTCGGATGTGCGGACCGCGCCGCGCTGGAACAGTGGGTGAAACGGCTCGACGCCCTAGGTGTCGAGCACAGCGGCATCGTCGACGAGAGCTACGGGTCAGGGCTGAGTTTCCGGGATCCCGACGGGATCGCGTTGGAGTTCTTCGCGCCGCCTAGCTGA